A region of Catenibacterium mitsuokai DNA encodes the following proteins:
- a CDS encoding LacI family DNA-binding transcriptional regulator, which produces MKVTMKDIAKELDISINAVSIALNDKPGVSESMRLKILRTADKMGYINEKHHYLSVFSKSNICILMQSYYANTGHFYSIVLRSIVERAKELGYISILNYFEDNQFEFPDCIIDRKVAGILVVGKISDQNLNQLKNTGIPVVLVDYTSLGDTCDCVLTHNKQGGYLITQYVLDKGYKRVGFFGDLEYSLSFSDRFVGYKQALVNRNTISDIESYINQYSILHETEKYVLENDVNSIVSLLKKSELPQVFVCANDSNAFILLNALTLMNIKVPDQIAITGFDDTPLCDKTIPKLTTVQVQKELMGEIAVNKLIDRIHRENDVQMTQLLSTKIIERDSVK; this is translated from the coding sequence ATGAAAGTGACTATGAAAGATATTGCGAAAGAATTGGATATTTCTATTAATGCTGTATCGATTGCATTAAATGATAAGCCAGGTGTAAGTGAATCAATGCGTCTAAAAATATTAAGAACAGCTGATAAAATGGGATATATCAATGAAAAACATCATTATCTTTCAGTCTTTTCTAAATCTAATATTTGTATTCTTATGCAGAGCTATTATGCAAATACAGGACATTTTTATTCTATTGTCTTACGTTCAATAGTTGAACGTGCTAAAGAATTAGGTTATATATCTATTTTGAATTATTTTGAAGATAATCAATTTGAATTTCCGGATTGTATTATAGATAGAAAAGTAGCTGGTATTCTAGTGGTTGGTAAAATATCAGATCAGAATTTAAATCAGTTGAAAAATACAGGTATTCCTGTAGTTCTTGTGGATTATACATCACTAGGGGATACATGTGATTGTGTTTTAACTCACAATAAACAGGGAGGGTATTTAATCACTCAATATGTTCTTGATAAAGGATATAAAAGAGTTGGATTTTTTGGAGATTTAGAATACTCTTTAAGCTTTTCTGATCGTTTTGTAGGATATAAACAAGCTTTAGTAAATAGAAATACTATATCTGATATAGAATCATATATAAATCAATACTCCATCTTACATGAAACAGAGAAATATGTATTAGAAAACGATGTTAATAGCATTGTATCATTACTTAAAAAAAGTGAATTACCTCAAGTTTTTGTATGTGCTAATGATTCAAATGCATTTATATTGTTGAATGCTTTGACCTTAATGAATATAAAAGTACCAGATCAAATAGCTATTACTGGCTTTGATGATACACCTCTATGTGATAAAACAATTCCTAAACTCACTACTGTTCAAGTACAAAAAGAATTAATGGGAGAAATTGCAGTCAATAAACTTATAGATCGTATTCATCGTGAAAACGATGTTCAAATGACTCAATTATTATCTACTAAAATAATTGAAAGAGATTCAGTGAAATAA
- a CDS encoding glycoside hydrolase family 1 protein gives MLRKDFLWGGAVTAHQSEGGYNEGGKVPAVCDLTVTGKFSDFKNGIDAYHRYKEDFDLYKELGFNAYRFSLDWSRLMSDENTYNEEGFAFYDEFIDELLERGIEPIPTFYHFEMPVFLYEKYNGFASRKVVDLFVELCKKIVDRYCHKVKYWIIFNEQNGILQKGPKMFFGAVCPEGEPPIILDHQIMHNTLIAHSLINEYIHQKGGYVLGMATIVQSYPETCCPLDTLESMKAQSEAFVFLDVFARGHYNNYFLANMKLEGTMPVIEEGDFEILKKGKTDALAISYYMSTISHYGEDSLTNVEDVVVKKNPYLEMSKFGWTIDPIGLRITLRQLYDRYEMPIYIVENGYGYDDQLVDDVINDDYRIDYMRKHLEEMKKAVEEGVDCRGYLSWGPIDILSSRAQMKKRYGFVYVNRDNDDLKDMRRIKKKSFEWYKNVISSNGEVL, from the coding sequence ATGTTAAGAAAAGATTTCTTATGGGGTGGTGCTGTCACTGCTCATCAAAGTGAAGGTGGATATAATGAAGGAGGAAAAGTTCCTGCAGTATGTGACTTAACAGTCACTGGTAAGTTCTCAGACTTTAAAAATGGTATTGATGCTTATCATAGATACAAAGAAGACTTTGATTTATATAAAGAGTTAGGCTTTAATGCATACCGTTTCTCTTTAGACTGGTCTAGACTTATGAGTGATGAGAATACGTATAATGAAGAAGGTTTTGCTTTCTATGATGAATTTATTGATGAATTACTAGAGAGAGGTATAGAACCTATTCCTACATTCTATCACTTTGAAATGCCTGTATTTTTATATGAGAAATACAATGGTTTTGCGAGTAGAAAGGTTGTTGATCTATTTGTAGAATTATGCAAGAAGATTGTAGACCGTTATTGTCATAAAGTGAAATACTGGATTATCTTCAATGAACAGAATGGAATACTACAGAAAGGTCCGAAGATGTTCTTTGGTGCTGTATGTCCTGAAGGAGAACCCCCTATTATTCTAGATCATCAAATTATGCATAATACATTAATAGCGCATAGTTTGATTAACGAATACATTCATCAAAAAGGAGGCTATGTTTTAGGTATGGCCACTATTGTACAAAGCTATCCTGAAACATGTTGCCCATTAGATACATTAGAATCTATGAAAGCCCAAAGCGAAGCATTTGTATTCCTAGATGTCTTTGCGAGAGGACACTATAACAATTACTTCCTAGCTAATATGAAACTAGAAGGGACTATGCCAGTCATAGAAGAAGGAGACTTTGAAATACTTAAGAAGGGTAAAACAGATGCTCTTGCGATAAGCTATTATATGTCTACTATTAGTCATTATGGTGAAGATAGTTTGACTAATGTAGAAGATGTAGTCGTTAAGAAGAATCCTTACTTAGAAATGTCTAAATTTGGTTGGACAATAGATCCTATTGGATTACGTATTACTTTAAGACAACTTTATGATAGATATGAAATGCCTATCTATATTGTAGAGAATGGTTATGGATATGATGATCAATTAGTAGATGATGTTATTAATGATGATTATCGTATTGATTATATGAGAAAACATTTAGAAGAGATGAAAAAAGCTGTAGAAGAAGGTGTAGATTGTAGAGGATACTTATCTTGGGGTCCTATTGATATCTTAAGCAGTCGTGCACAGATGAAGAAGAGATATGGTTTTGTCTATGTAAATAGAGATAATGATGACTTAAAGGATATGAGAAGAATTAAGAAGAAGTCATTTGAATGGTATAAGAATGTAATAAGTAGTAATGGGGAAGTGTTGTAA
- a CDS encoding RNA-binding domain-containing protein yields MLPKKETLTIEFKSDKKKLSNSDIFDAVVAFANTEGGDLYLGIEDNGTVTGVHKDHINPCTLSAFIANNTLPPVPIRAEIIEDEYPVLKISVPKSQNGIVATISGKVQRRQIKADGTPENIPMYPVEFATRLSDLRMLDYSAMTLPDCTLDDFDSFEIEHLRNLILSQNGEQPLLELTNEDLLKALGLVRNINNQLVPTITGLLMIGKVDSIKKYIPTHSTSFQVLSGTDIKLNDDIYLPLLSTIDKINTYMNAWNPEQEIEDGLFRISIPDFNKRAFREALINAFSHRDYSKMGRVRISINDEGLTIANPGGFIEGVSINNLLTAEPHGRNPQLADTLKRIGLAEKTGRGIDRIYEGSLTYGNPLPDYSNSTQVTVSLFIPRSKPDPQITKIVSEEQQRLGRPLTLNTLLLLNILKDIPRSTVEELSEAANLSKITTKSVLDTSIENGLVSTYGSGRNRTYILSPKIYNTKSKKMGYVRQVDIDETRYLELITNMAKTNDFISRADVIELLHIDSNKAYRLLKILTEKNILESINKGRYAKYRYKAK; encoded by the coding sequence ATGTTACCTAAAAAAGAAACTTTAACAATCGAATTCAAAAGTGATAAGAAAAAACTATCTAACTCTGATATTTTTGATGCAGTTGTTGCGTTTGCAAACACTGAAGGAGGAGATCTATATCTTGGGATTGAGGATAACGGAACAGTTACAGGTGTCCATAAAGATCATATTAATCCTTGTACGCTTAGTGCTTTTATTGCAAACAATACACTGCCACCTGTCCCTATCAGAGCAGAAATAATTGAAGACGAATACCCTGTATTAAAAATATCTGTGCCTAAATCTCAAAACGGAATTGTCGCAACTATATCTGGAAAAGTTCAACGTCGTCAAATAAAAGCTGACGGAACTCCAGAAAACATTCCAATGTATCCCGTAGAATTTGCTACACGCCTTTCTGATTTACGAATGCTGGATTATTCTGCAATGACACTTCCTGACTGTACTCTAGACGATTTTGATTCGTTTGAAATAGAACATTTACGTAATCTAATTCTATCTCAAAACGGAGAACAACCTCTTTTAGAATTAACAAACGAAGATTTATTGAAGGCATTGGGATTAGTTCGAAATATAAACAATCAACTAGTTCCTACAATCACCGGTTTACTTATGATTGGAAAAGTAGACTCCATAAAAAAATACATACCTACTCATTCCACTTCATTTCAAGTGTTATCTGGAACAGATATCAAACTAAATGATGATATTTATCTACCACTCCTATCAACCATTGATAAAATCAATACATATATGAACGCTTGGAATCCTGAGCAAGAAATTGAAGATGGTTTATTTCGTATTTCAATTCCAGATTTTAACAAGAGAGCATTTCGTGAAGCTTTAATAAATGCATTTAGTCATAGAGATTATTCAAAAATGGGACGTGTGAGAATCTCAATCAATGACGAAGGACTTACTATTGCTAATCCTGGTGGTTTTATTGAAGGGGTATCAATTAATAACCTATTAACCGCAGAACCACACGGTAGAAATCCTCAACTCGCTGATACATTAAAACGAATCGGATTAGCAGAAAAAACTGGAAGAGGTATTGATAGAATCTATGAAGGCTCATTAACTTATGGGAATCCTCTTCCAGACTATAGTAATTCTACTCAGGTTACCGTATCCCTATTTATCCCCCGCAGCAAGCCAGATCCTCAGATTACAAAAATAGTATCTGAAGAACAACAAAGATTAGGACGACCTCTAACATTAAACACTTTATTGCTACTCAATATTCTTAAAGACATTCCACGATCAACTGTTGAAGAATTATCAGAAGCTGCAAATCTATCGAAAATCACCACAAAGAGTGTATTAGATACATCAATTGAAAATGGCTTAGTAAGTACATATGGAAGCGGTCGTAATAGAACATATATTCTTTCACCAAAAATATATAATACAAAATCCAAGAAAATGGGTTATGTACGCCAGGTGGACATTGATGAAACACGCTACTTGGAATTAATCACGAATATGGCAAAAACAAACGACTTTATTTCTCGTGCAGATGTAATAGAATTACTACATATTGACAGCAATAAAGCATATCGTCTTTTAAAAATCTTAACAGAAAAGAACATTCTCGAATCAATTAATAAAGGACGTTATGCAAAATATCGCTACAAAGCAAAATAG
- a CDS encoding ATP-binding protein has product MMERRAYLNQLVSWKDKDIIKLVSGVRHCGKTTILKMYQEYLLNSGVDQSQIISINFDDLEYEELLDYHKLYQYIKDRLVENKMIYVFLDEIQNVPSYGKVVDSLYVKENIDIYIVRSTKHPITHLNSQYIEIHVLPLSFKEIYKPGTDKEEAFQKYMKTGGFPYINQIQLDKEQIDMYLEGINNTVIVKDMEALCESYLYYPVEVMDISGKEVLKSNKKYYIVDSGIRNYILPKQSYDLGFTIENIVYLELLRRRYIVNIGRSELAEVDFIAKRNDVYTYIQVTASLVNENTFNREIRPLKLIEDDYEKIFLTLDRYTLGNYDGIKVINLIDWLLEE; this is encoded by the coding sequence ATGATGGAAAGAAGAGCATATTTAAATCAATTAGTATCGTGGAAAGATAAAGATATAATAAAATTGGTAAGTGGAGTTAGACATTGTGGAAAAACTACGATATTAAAAATGTATCAAGAGTATTTATTAAATAGCGGTGTTGATCAATCACAAATCATTTCTATTAACTTTGATGACCTAGAGTATGAAGAGTTGCTAGATTATCATAAACTCTACCAATATATCAAAGATAGATTAGTAGAAAACAAGATGATTTATGTTTTCTTAGATGAAATACAGAATGTTCCTTCTTATGGAAAAGTTGTAGATAGCCTTTATGTAAAAGAGAATATTGATATCTATATTGTAAGATCCACCAAGCATCCAATCACACATTTAAACAGTCAATATATAGAAATACATGTTCTTCCTTTATCATTTAAAGAAATATATAAACCTGGAACTGATAAAGAAGAAGCTTTTCAGAAATATATGAAAACTGGTGGTTTCCCCTATATTAATCAAATACAACTGGATAAAGAACAAATTGATATGTATCTAGAAGGAATAAATAATACTGTGATTGTGAAAGATATGGAAGCATTGTGTGAGTCATACCTTTATTATCCTGTTGAAGTGATGGATATATCAGGCAAGGAAGTATTAAAGTCCAATAAGAAGTATTATATTGTAGATTCAGGAATTCGTAATTATATTCTTCCAAAGCAATCTTATGATTTAGGATTCACGATTGAAAACATTGTTTATCTAGAACTTCTAAGAAGAAGATATATTGTAAATATTGGACGAAGTGAACTTGCAGAGGTTGATTTCATTGCGAAAAGAAATGATGTCTATACTTATATACAGGTTACTGCATCACTTGTGAATGAGAATACTTTTAACAGAGAGATTCGTCCTCTAAAACTAATAGAAGATGATTATGAGAAAATATTCCTTACTTTAGATAGATATACACTTGGAAATTATGATGGTATTAAGGTAATTAATCTCATAGATTGGTTGTTAGAAGAATAG
- a CDS encoding ATP-binding protein: MKYYIECMKIEDVFDFPKKLEALNSNDDVVFNFSHMGRIEPLGMLAIGSMIHKYIEKYPDVTFDFTGTENKSYACTMGLFKYLSPKSDIGKLPGEAKGSINYIPITPIVFNELRDDNYTVVGDLIEKESGRLAKVISRENTELHKLLTYLIREILRNTYEHAEADRSWICGQYWPSYDKAEIGIIDEGIGIFESLTQNLAHKKYITDNKTALQWALKAGISESFRPSKKDGGDDRWANSGYGLYMASEICKYLHGSFLLMSYGNYILVKDNKTAIGETLFEGTAIRMVIPTDNIKNAKDIIGHIANKGESESKKIKNAFKKASVPSRGLMDELKINL, from the coding sequence GTGAAATATTATATTGAATGTATGAAAATTGAAGATGTCTTTGACTTTCCTAAAAAGTTAGAGGCATTAAATTCAAATGATGATGTAGTGTTCAATTTTTCTCATATGGGACGCATAGAACCTTTAGGAATGCTAGCTATAGGATCTATGATACATAAATATATTGAAAAATATCCTGATGTCACATTTGATTTTACAGGAACAGAAAATAAATCTTACGCATGTACAATGGGGTTATTTAAGTATTTATCACCCAAATCAGATATTGGTAAATTACCTGGAGAAGCAAAAGGAAGTATCAATTACATACCTATAACGCCAATTGTATTTAATGAATTAAGGGATGATAACTATACTGTTGTAGGTGATTTGATAGAAAAAGAATCTGGACGTCTTGCAAAAGTTATAAGTAGAGAGAATACAGAATTACATAAGCTGCTCACTTATTTGATTAGAGAAATACTTCGTAACACATATGAACATGCTGAAGCTGATAGATCATGGATCTGTGGTCAATATTGGCCTTCATATGATAAAGCAGAAATTGGAATTATAGATGAAGGAATAGGGATATTTGAAAGCTTAACGCAGAACCTAGCACATAAAAAATATATCACTGATAATAAAACAGCATTACAATGGGCTTTAAAAGCAGGAATTTCAGAATCATTCAGACCATCAAAAAAAGATGGTGGTGATGACAGATGGGCAAATTCAGGATATGGATTATATATGGCCAGTGAAATATGTAAATATTTACATGGTAGCTTTTTACTTATGAGCTATGGTAATTATATTCTGGTAAAAGATAACAAGACTGCTATTGGAGAAACTTTATTTGAAGGTACAGCTATACGTATGGTTATTCCTACTGATAATATTAAGAATGCGAAAGATATTATTGGGCATATAGCGAATAAAGGTGAGAGTGAATCAAAGAAAATCAAGAATGCATTTAAAAAAGCGTCTGTGCCATCAAGAGGATTAATGGACGAGCTCAAAATTAATTTATGA